The genomic stretch AGTGAATACCAACAAAGATACGATTATTGTGTAATGCCATCTGGCATTACTTTAATCAAGCATCTGATTAAAGCACAATACACAGTTAATGTACACATATATACCGTAAGTAATTTTCCTGCCTGCTATTAGGTTTGttgggcctcttgcacactgcaagtgattccgattccgattccgctttttaatcagttcttacatccgattcagaataagatttgcagtgtgcagggagcaaactgcaaatcggaatcggaatcggatgtaaaaactgattaaaaagcggaatctgaatcggaatcacttgcagtgtgcaagaagccttatattgttaaagtgaaccttaagtcagaaaaaaaatgagttttactcacctggggcttctaccagccccctgcagcagtcctgtgccctcgcagcccctcactaatcctctggtcccccgctgccagctagtttcgtttttgccgtcaggcccgtcaggactggccacgcgtagctttttccgcattcttgactgtaattagcgctattgtgggccgcaacgcgtacaaaaatacgcgttgccgcatatttatgcattcgtaatgcggcaacgcgtatttatgtacgcattgcggcccgcaatagtgtTAATTACAGTCAgaaatgcggagaaagctacgcgtggccagtcctgacgggcctgtcggcaaaaatgaaactagctgacagcaggggaccataggattagtgagtggctgcgagggcacaggactgctgcagggggctggtagaagccccaggtgagtaaaactcattttttttctggcttaagtgtccctttaagtattaaGATCCACAAGACCCTAGCACTGTGTGTAGTAAAGCAGATGATTCatataatgtatttttatcaACTTTGCAGCTTATTTTATCCCTTAACCATTATTTGAACATCCAGTCCATATGACCACATTTCTAACTCCCTGTCTACTGAACACCAGTGACTCTTGGTTCTATGCTGTATGGAGATCTATGTAGCCTAAGTAGCTTGCTGGCAAGGCAAATGAAGACCAAACAAGCAAAAATACCCATATAGTACAAAAGTCCATATCACAACCTAGTACTGGAAGGCCAATTAATCTACAAGTATGTAACACATTATAGTATGTACTGTATTACCAATGTGTGCAAAAGACACAGTATATGTCTTTGTTAGGCTATTATTGGACCTTTTTTTGTCCAGTAGGTCATAGGCCTGGGTATTTTCTTGTCTGGTTACTGGTCTGACTTTGCTAGATATTGCTGCCTGAACTAGCCCTACTGGCTTGGAACTGAACTCTAGGTCTGATTTTACGAGCCTGATGAAGGCCTGGCTTTTCTAGGTGGGTGATTTTCTGGATTTATTTAGACCTCTGGTATAGCTCTGCAGGGCTGGGCTGGTTTTGCTGAACTAGTGTGAAAGATATGTACATCCAGGAGTCGCTGCACCTGTACTTAGATGTTTCTCTTGAGCTCCCAATATATAATCTCCAGAAGACCAGTGGCCTAATCTAAGAAATAGTTTTTACCAAATTCCATAACAGTAATATGTTTATACAGTACATCTATATTTATCTGCATTAAAATAGTTACTCAAGTCACTAACTCATTTCCTGTTTTCTTTCTAAGGTATATCCATGCCAGTGCCTGTGTTTGGACTACAAGATGACAGCAAAGTGTTCCACCAAGAAAACTGCTGTTTGGCTGATGAACACTTTATCATTGTTGGCTCCTTTGTTGCATTTTTCATTCCTTTAACCATAATGGTGGTCACATACTTTTTAACAATAAGATCACTTCAGAAGGAAGCAGACCTATGTTTTAATAATCTGGGGGCAAAAGGCAAACTGGCTTTGTTCAGCTTCCTCCCACAAACTTCTATTTCTTCAGAAAAGCTATTTCAGCGTTCTCTGCAAAAGGAACTAGCCCCGTATGGTAGGAAGACTATGCAGTccatcagcaatgagcagaaagcaTCTAAAGTCTTGGGCATTGTGTTTTTCCTCTTTGTGATTATGTGGTGTCCATTCTTCATCACAAATGTGATGGCAGTGTTTTGTAAGGAATCTTGCAATGAGCATATCATGGAAGAACTGCTGAAAGTCTTTGTATGGATTGGCTACCTTTCTTCAGCAGTCAATCCCTTGGTGTACACACTCTTCAACCAAACATACCGCTCTGCTTTTTCCCGTTACATCCAGTGTCGGTACAGGGAAGAGAAGAAGCCTTTACAGTTGATTTTGGTGAACACCATTCCTGCATTGGCTTACAACTCAAGTCAACTGCAAATTGCACAAATGAAGAGCCTCAAGAAAGAGGGAAAAGTTAAAACAAATGACTACTCGTTGGTTAGTATAGGACTACCTGCTTTGGACAAAGCTTCGAACCTTGGAGGAGGTTCACAGAATGAAAATATTAGCTGTTTATAAGTGTGAGGCTACTGTCACTTTTGTATTCAGGATGGACTAGAAGATCAAAGTTTGCAACTTGAGCctacagaaagaaaaaagaagactACAAGTATTATGATGGATATCAGAGTAGGAGTTCCTATTCGAAAAAGTAGaaatatatcatatacatatatttattttaaaattgacTGCAAAGACAGAAAACTGTGGAAACTATATTACATGAGATAAAAAGCTTTTATATGAGGAATGCCTCAATTGTCTTATTGTACCTCAAAAAAAACGATTCCCTGCATCTGACTGTGAATGAGCACTTTAAATGGTCTGTTCTAGCATAGGACAACTATTCATGGGGTTTCCAATAGCTACTGTGCCTGTGGAGATGTACATTTTCAagcttattaaccacttaacatctcagtcgttttcagcttatgcatccgagcaatgttcacctcccattcattagcctataactttatcactacttatcacaatgaactgatctatatcttgttttttccgccaccaattcggctttctttggggggtacattttgctaagagccactttactgtaaatgcattttaacaggaagaataagaaaagaaatgaaaaaattcattatttgtcagttttcggccattatagttttaaaataatacatgcctccataattaaaacccacgtattgttattgcccatttgtcacggttatttcaccatttaaattatgtccctatcacaatgtatcgcgacaatattttatttggaaataaaagagcattttttccgttttgcatacatcactatttacaagcttataaaaaaaaagagagagaaatatttcatctttacattgatatttaaaaagtttagacccttaggtaaatatttatgtttttttttttttttatagtaatgtttttttttgtttttttttattaaacattttatgtgggcatttttgggagggtgggatataaaagtgtttaatttggggaaagattggtgtattgtaatgtttttgaggattttcttgtagttttactttttggccacaagatggcaatctcgattttttttacatgacgtcactctaagcgtacaatgtacgcttagagagacacagcttcagaaagagcgaagcttccgagagaagctgtcgctttttcagcgggggagaggaatcaatgatcgggctccatagcccgataaattgattccgtggctaccgactccgcggccgggagtgcgcgtgcacgcgcgcgatcggccgcgggagcgcgcgggagcgcgcctgtcctccttgacgtttttatacgtcaaggaggacaaagtggttaaaaataatgcAACAATGACCTACAAATTGTTTCCACACAAAACAATCCAATTTGGTAACACAACTAAAGAACAGTGGATCATTAtttatgtttgtcatattcaTAAAGTGCAGTGATTCATTTTTCAGAAGTACACAATTTTTAAAGTCTCTTTTACAAAGTTTTTCTATGGTTCAGAAGGTTTAGATTATGTTTGCGCATTATTGGGTAGTCTCCTTGTATCCGTGACGTTTTGACTATAAAGTCATAACTCCATTGTAACATATCTATTGAATACTGTTTTATGCCTGTCTGTTTTGATTTTCAGATAAGTTCCTGCTGCCATTTTGCAAGTTTAATCCAATATCACTTTCCGAGTACTACTAATAAGTTAGCGGCCTAGCTCCACAAATGACCAGGCATGTGTGTTTTTTACgcacagtaagggcttgttcacactgcaggcgttttcggcTTTCTTTTCGCCCGCCTGCGTTTTTTCAAAACGCTCCCCGCCCGCttggccaatgaatgtctatgagaaggttcatatcagcgcgggttgtGCATGGGGCGGCTAGGAAAGGGGTGCGTGTTCCATTTTCgaggtgattccgcctcaatggaaggtataggaaaatcggcgAACACGTAAACAAAGCGCATTAAGGTTATTGTGCTCGCGTTGTTAAGAATAAaaactttgtattttttttttttgggtcaaagagttcacttcctgatttgcgTCAGGCAGTGAATTACAGAACAGCttggaaaaaacgcttagaaaaccgctaagcccaaaaatgaatcgcccacccaagcgccgggaattgaAAAAAAAGATGCCTCAAAAAAAAACCAACGCGGACGAACACACGAACGgatcgcaatgtgaacaaggcctaacagtGCAAATTTCAAGTCTCTAATCTGTATAACCTGGAGGTTCAAGATATTTTACTGATTATTTTACTTAGGTTTAACCTTTTTGCAAGAGCTGCTCCCCAGGACactatggagtttgtatgtgctaccATTCTAGTATGAGTTTTCTCCAGGGACcccagttttctcccacatcccaatacaCTGTAATAGGTTAGTTGACTTCCTCTCCCCACGTTATAGTAACAACATTAGACACTGACTaatgttagattgtgagctcctttgagtgaCAGTCACATTAAATATTCAGTCTAGCATCAGTGCTATAGAAACGCATAACAGTAGTAATAATTTAGCTCCCAGGTACTGTACTTCTTTAAAGCATAATTATACTCTACTAGTCATTTAAGTCTATTAGATACCGGACACTGTGTACACTGGCGCAGTCATGCACACCCCACGTGCCAGCGAGTGCACAACCGCCAACCACCCTCACCCGACAACCCCACGCCACACggccctgtgcctgcacagtgcggcagtacacacatgcacagaggcaTAAACCAGGGATTTTATTAAGTAGGATAACTTTATAATTCTCATTGAAACCTCAGTCTGCAGTTATAACAATTggtgaatacatacaggggataAAAGATGGAGAGGAAGTCTGGCCTATTATTACACTACTAAATCTTAAAAAGAGGGCCGTAATTCTCTTCCTTATATGGCTAATGGCTTTTGTGAGTCATTGGTTTCAGTAATGTCTAAAGCAATGTAAACACACTAGATCAaactcactgggggggggggggggagagggggggggggtttgaagccATCTCACCTGGCAATCCAGTATGTGTACAGGCATCCCCTGAGTTTGCTTAAAGATGCATGATAGATCTTTCAATGCTGAGACCCCAAACCCATAGTTCCCCTCCTTACCCTGCCTGCCTGAAGCCACTTCATTGAGCACCATGCCATCATCCCTTCTGCATAGAAACAGATGGTCACTCAGATGTTGCCATGGGATGCATCTGTACAATACTTGTACAGTGCATTGTTGCCTCAAGGACCAAGCTTAAAGGTAAtccaagctggaaaaaaaatcacagcttcctccagcccctggcatccactatgtccctcgccacagctccgctctcagctgctggcgacggtgcagaggccgacctgcgCCAGTAGTtctacgcctgtgcagtacactccataCCACGTGAGTGATTGACAGAGGCACtctcgcaggcacagtagaggacgacctggcaAGGTGGGCCTGTGCACCGTCGGGGACCAGGAGCgagcggctgagagcggagctgcggtgagggacatagcggctgccaggggctggaggaagccccgggtaagtcgctgtcatttttttttcagctcagatattccctttaaaggaagtcttaagtgaaaaaataaaaaacattttaacttacctggggcttcttgcagcctgcTGGAGTCATTCTATGCCCATGACATGCTTCTGAGTCGCTCCGGCCAGCAGCGCCGACCCCCACAAAGCTGGCTAGTCACCGCCAGTCgccagctactgcgcatgcacgcctCTGAGCCACGTGCCTTCTCATCGGGATTGGTTGGTcgcgttctgcacatgtgcagtatgtgaaaattgctactgtgcatacGTAGAGCACTCCCAGCCGTAGAAGCGTGATCAGTGTGCACGCAGCTCTGGGACGCGCTTGCGCAGTAGTCAGCGACTGGCAGCGACGGGCCAGCTTTGCATGGGTCGCCACTGCTGGCTGGAGGGGCTCAGAAGCacattgtgggcacaggatgaatcCAGGGAGCTGCAAgaatgcaagaagccccaggtaagttaaactggtttttatttttgacttaaatgTCCCATTAAGCTTGATGTTGATACCAGTCCAGCTTGTCTATGGAGCTTAAATTGAATCCtgggtcagcatcttctgcacaCAAATAAGGGCATATtgcagaaaaaaatacaattGTTGTCAACCTTTTAATATGAACCCCTACTAATTACGAGAAACTATCAAACATAACAGAACTGAAATACAGAAGACATCTTTGCTGTTACAGTATACTCATTGTACAACTGAACTTTACCAAGTATAGTGTGTCACacttaggcagggttcacacttatcatTCTCATTCATCATACTCATCATGCTGCAAGATATAAGTTTTTTTCCCCGCATGTGAAAATGCAAATACAGTTTTGCAAATTGTAGCAGAAGTGCGATTCTCCATTGACGTTTATCAGGTGTGCAGTGAACCCATTTTTTGCACATTCACAATTCGCATGTGAATTTTAATAAGGGTGATCCCTGTACCCTAAAAGGCTTATTCACACTGTAAGCTTTATAATGCGGTGCACGGGGCTTATAAGTGTTCCCAGACTGCTACCAGTTGAATTTTACTGTCAGGGCcaattctctcatgaagcaaggtgaaacatttgcatcaggctcagagattacagggacagcattttgtactgtgtgtttacactaacagcatgcattcagagtaggaggagaagcgagaggagagtgagcgaagggaagaggtcatcattgggggaaagcagcttgttgtgctgtgtgagaaaaccgacagtgagtgaggagaggggggaggcaggagagcagaagtgtttcatttgacttgcacagcagaagggaggaggtgacactgctgtcctggCTGAGGCAGAATGgagggcagggccggagctaccataggaaaaaatgggcaattgccccagggccccagagcctgtaggggcccccaaggtgtccctcccccatcttaactgttg from Hyperolius riggenbachi isolate aHypRig1 chromosome 2, aHypRig1.pri, whole genome shotgun sequence encodes the following:
- the HTR2A gene encoding 5-hydroxytryptamine receptor 2A — its product is MLEKRYPLLFFQIVSLQDSGLNMDILDKEKFVNITRSSLFQLSHGRKFYSADLGAGGANDTSDDFNWTQGSENSTHLAPGGSSFNLEKNWPALLTITVIVLTIAGNILVIMAVSLEKKLQNATNYFLMSLAIADMLIGFLVMPISMLNILYDYEWPLHRKLCPVWIYLDVLFSTASIMHLCAISLDRYIAIRNPIHHSRFNSRTKAFTKIIAVWTISVGISMPVPVFGLQDDSKVFHQENCCLADEHFIIVGSFVAFFIPLTIMVVTYFLTIRSLQKEADLCFNNLGAKGKLALFSFLPQTSISSEKLFQRSLQKELAPYGRKTMQSISNEQKASKVLGIVFFLFVIMWCPFFITNVMAVFCKESCNEHIMEELLKVFVWIGYLSSAVNPLVYTLFNQTYRSAFSRYIQCRYREEKKPLQLILVNTIPALAYNSSQLQIAQMKSLKKEGKVKTNDYSLVSIGLPALDKASNLGGGSQNENISCL